The sequence TCGGGCGGTAATTCGGGACAATGCGACTAGGCCGAAGAATATGATCGGCTGCATGATGCCTAGCGAACGGGGCACCCCAGCGATGCCGATTGCGCTGAATATCCCAGCGACAACCAGCCCATAAAAAGCGAAGCTGCGGGCCAACGTGGCCATCATGCCCATTCCCGCGAACCGGAAAACGGCGCGATAGACACCTGTTATCCAAAAAACCGCAACGCTGGCCGGCAAAGCAACCGCTAACAGCAGCCCTATGCCGTCATTCCAATAGGTTAAGTACTCCATCCGGAGCGTCCAAGCGATCAACGCAGCCAGAAAGCACAGGGTCATGTCGCCAAGAATGACGACAAGCTGCTTCCGGCCACGCGGCCACCCGGCAAACCAGCTCAGCGCAGCAAACAAGCTCTTGATCATGTGGTCGGGCCCGACTTTGCAAACAAAAAATCTCTCACTACGTGAATTCCTATAGCGTTCCTGCCGGATTTCGCGAATCGTATTCACCGCACGACCGCAACGTTGTGGCTGTTCCCGGCAGAGACAATGCAAAAAGGTTGCAATTGCAGCTTTTCAACCACGTCCGAAGCTATTACCCCGCTCAAAGCGTCTGCACAGCATAGCGAAGGTCAGTTTGAGCGGCCGTCAAGACCCGGAAGGCAACCCATGAATTTTGAGTGTACTCGGCATGCCGGTTAATAGTGCTTTGCGTGACAAAAGCGTTCTTGGATTGCTGGCATTCCTTCTATTCGCCTTTATTCTGGGCGGCGGGTCGCGATATGACATCCTTTCGTTGCCCATCTTACGCGGCGGAGCGATCCTGTTTGCTGCAGCTGCGCTTTATTCAATAACCCGCAGTGATTTGAGCGCCTACCGGTCCTTGGTGATCCTCTTTGGCATGTATACGCTTTGGATGATCATTCAGCTTATACCCCTGCCGCCTGGCATCTGGACGGCAATGCCGGGCCGCGAACTGGAAGTGCAAGCCGCCGAGGCAGTTGGGCTCGCTCAGCCATGGCGCCCGATCAATACGGTCCCTTGGCGCGGGACCAATGCTCTCCTTGCTCTGACCGTTCCATGGGCTTTGATTCTGATAGCCGCACGAACACAGCTGTCGCGCCAGAACCCTATTTATCTCGCTATCGCCTGTATTGGGATCTTCAGCGCCGTGATGGGCTTCTTACAAATTCTGGGGCCGCCGAGTGGGCCGCTCTATCCATATCGGATCACAAGTGGCGACAGTGCAAACGGCCTATTTTCAAATCGTAATCATCATGCAGCGTTCCTCGCATGCTGCCTGCCAATGATCACATTACTTGTTCTTCAGAAAACACAATCGAGTGAAAAGAAGCGGACGCCAAAAGGCCGCGGCTTGAAGATCGACCCGTCAATCATCATTGCGGCCATGGCTGCCTTCTTGATTGTCGCAGGAATTCTGACCACCGGCTCACGGGGCGGAATGCTGGTAGGTATATTGGCCATCGTCGCCTCCTTCGGCTTATTCATTACCGACAACCGCAGGCGTGGAGCGCTTACTGGCCGCAAGTTCGGTGCGATTTTGTTCGGGTTCGGCGGTATCATGACGTTAGCTATGATTGCAGGATACGTCCGGCTTAACGTAGGCGTGCAACGTCTGACCGAACTTGACCAGTCGAGTGAACTGCGGTTCAAAGTGTGGCAGCCAATTGCCAACATCGCGGGTCAATATATCCCGTTGGGATCCGGTTTCGGCAGCTTTGTCGAAGTCTACGAGATATCCGAACCCGAGGCTCTGTTAGGCCCCAGCTATCTCAATCACGCTCACAACGACTATCTGGAGGTCGCGATGACCGGCGGACTTCCCGCTCTCGCAATCTTGGCCGTCGCAATGGTCCTTTTCCTGCGTACGACTTGGCGCACGCTGCGCAGCGCCCGCGGCGTACTGGTAGATCGGACCCTTGCACTAATGTCGGCGATTAACATCGCCATTCTGGCCATATTCAGCCTGTTCGACTATCCCCTAAGAACCCCATCCCTATCGGCTTTCTTTGTCCTATCCGTTATGTGCCTAATTTGGGCATCTCGCGATAAACACGAGGTCAGGGAAAACAGTAATTCAAGGATCGCAACTTCGTGACGACACCTTCAGGTTTTTCGGCAACAAAGCTTCTTTTGATCAGTGCCTTGTGTGTATTCGCCAGCGGCTGCGCCAGAGATCGGGTCTATGCCGGCTCGCCCGCAATTGAAGCGATCGACGGCGACACTTTGCCCGCCCCTACGCGCGCCGATGTGGCGGCGGGTGAGCGCCCCTATCTGATGGGGGCCTTCGATATTCTGACAATCGACGTCTTTGGAATCGACGAACTCAAGCAGCGCAAGGTCCAGGTCGATGCGAGTGGCAGGATCAGTTTTCCGCTGATCGGCGGCGTTCAAGCCGCTGGACTGACGCCTGTCGAACTTGCCCGTGAAATAGAATCGCGCCTTCGCGGCGAGTTCATCCGCGACCCGCAAGTAACGATCAACCTCGATGAAACCGTCAGTCAGGTTATCACTGTAGATGGTCAAGTTAACCGACCAGGCCTTTATCCAGTGGTTGGTCGAATGACCTTGATCCGCGCTGTGGCACGAGCTGGCGGCACTGGTGAATTCGCTAAGCTCGAAGATGTGGTGATCCAGCGCAACGTCGATGGCCAGAAGTACATCGCGCTCTACAATCTTCAGGCCATTCGTCAGGGCAATTATGGTGATCCGGAGGTTTTTGCCCATGATATTGTAATTGTTGGCGATTCCCCAAGCCGCAGGCTCTTTCGCGACGTTATCAGCGCATCCGGCCTAATCGTTGGGCCAATCGTTGCTATTCTACGCTGATCGCCGAAACATTACGCTACAGGCATTTACCTAATGAACCAGACAACCAACCTTCCCGCGCCAATCACCGATAGCGAAATGAACGGCGAATATGGTGGGCGCGATCAGCTGCCGTTGCTGCTGACCTATTGGCAAATCATTAAGCGGCGCAAATGGCTAATCGCGGCGGTCTTGCTGCTTGCTCTGGCTGCTGGTGTGGTGCTTACACTGCTGGCAACACCGACATATACAGCCAAAGCGCGGATCGAGATCCAACGCGAACAGCAAAACGTAACCAACGTTGAAACGCTGGAAGACTCAACCGGCGGCAACAGTCTGGAATTCTATCAGACGCAATATGCATTGCTGCAATCTCGCAATTTGGCGGAGCGCGTTGCGCGCCAATTGCGGCTGGCGGACAATCAAGCCTTCTTCGAAGCGCACGGTTCCGACCTGACGGTGCCAGAGGTTGGAACCGGTCGCCGTGACAGCAATCGCCGGCTCGACCGCGCCACTCGTATCCTGCTCAACAACATCAGCGTCGATCCGGTGCGCGGCTCCAGTCTTGTCGACGTCAGCTATAACAGCGCGACACCGGCAATTTCTCAGCAAGTCGCCAATGTTTGGGCAGAGCAGTTTATCGAAGAGAGCATTGCGCGCCGCTTCGAATCAAGTGCGGATGCGCGCAAGTTTCTTGAAACGCGGCTTGCAGATCTTCGTTCGAAACTGGAAGATTCAGAACGGGCGCTCGTCACCTATGCCGATCAGAAAGGTATCGTGACTGTCGGCACGTCAACTGCCGGCGCAGAAAACAACTCAACGAACCGTAGAACGCTTACCTCCGATGATCTGGTCGCGCTGAACACTTCGCTCGCTCAAGCAACCGCTGATCGGATCGCTGCGCAGAGCCGTTTAGCCAATAGCAGCAACAGCGCCGAGGCACTATCCAACCCGACCCTTACCGGTTTGCGCCAACGGCTCGCAGTTCTCGAGGCGCAATACGACGAAATGATGGTGCGCTTCGAACCTGGCTATCCCGCGGCACGGGCGTTGGACGAACAGATCAAATCCATTCGAAACTCTATGGTCCGCGAGGAATCGCGAATTGCCGGATCGATCCGCAGTCAATTGCGTGAATCTCAAGCCCGTGAGAGTGGGCTGAAGGCCCAAGTGACAGCATTGAAGCAGGAAACGATGTCGGAACGCAATGACGGCATCCAATACAATATTTACCAGCGCGAAGCCGATACCAACCGCCAGCTCTATGATGCCTTGCTGCAACGCTACAAGGAATTGGGCGTAGCGGGCGTAGGCGTCAGCAACATCGCGATTGTTGACGAAGCAGAACGCCCCGGCAGCCCATCGTCGCCAAACCTGATGTTCAATTTGATCCTCTCATTGCTAGCAGGAACAGTGCTCGCAGGCGCCGGCGTTTTGGCGCTCCAGCAGGTTGACGAAGGACTGCGTGAACCAAACGACGTTAAAACCCGCCTTGGTCTTGGCTTGCTGGGTGCTACACCAAGCACAGTAGAGGGCCGCGACGAGATCGTCGAAGAGCTGCTTGACCCCAAATCCGGGCTCTATGAGGCCTATCTTACGATTAAGTCGAACCTTGGATTTGCGACGGATCACGGTGTGCCGCGCAGTATTATGGTCACCAGTACACGCGAATCAGAAGGTAAGAGCACGAGCTCCCTAGCGATTGCAACTGTGCTGGCGCGAACAGGGTCGAGCGTAATTCTGATCGATAGCGACATGCGTTCGCCATCCCTGCAAACGCTGCTCAAGACCGAAAATACGCAAGGGTTGAGCAACTATCTGTCGGGTCAGGACGATTGGCGCGATCTAGTAGAAACAAGCGAAATCAATAACTTGTCCATAATGATGGCTGGACCCATGCCGCCAAACGCAGCCGAGCTGCTCAGCGGTTCGCGTATCAGTCAGATAGTCAAAGAACTTGGCGAGCACTTTGACCATGTAGTCATCGACGCACCGCCGTTGCTGGGTCTGGCCGATGCCACATTGATCGCCCAATCGGTCGAAGGCAGCGTGGTTGTCATCGAATATGACCGAGTGCCCATCCGCGGCTTGCAGCAAGCAATCGACAGATTGCGCGGAGCGAGACGTCCAATCTTTGGCGCAATCGTAACCAAAATGTCCGAATCAGATTCTGCTTACGGATATGGATATGGATACGGATACGGATACGGATCTGACAGAGACGAGACCGACGAAAAATGAACCTGAAGTTCTTCCGGAGCGCGTCATCCAAGGGGCAAAAGCACAAGGGTAGCTGGTTGAAGGTAGCCGTCTGTGCGATCGCCGCATTAACCGCTTCAGTCACCACCGCAGCCCTCACGTACCGCCAAACCGCGCAGAAAACTTCGCCTCTGATCGCCCTGTGGATGTCACCGGGCAACGCCAAGGCCAACAACGTTATGGCCAAGCTGGTTCTGCGCGAAGGTGGCTTGGAAACTGATCCCAAGGCCCTCGCCTCCTTCTCGCAACGGTCAATAGAAACGCTAGCCCTCAACCCGGAGGCATTGAGCGTTGCCGGGATTGCCGACACGTTCGCAGGAAAAACCGATGCTGCACGAGAAAAGTTTCGCCTGAGCGAAAAGATGAGTCGCCGCTACGGTATTACGAGCATTTGGTTGTTCGAGGACCAAATTAAGGCTGGGAATATTTCCGAGGGCCTGGCCTTGCTGGATCGTGCTTTACGCATCCAAGACAGCCTCCAGGCCACCGTCTTTCCGACTCTCATTCCAGTCATAAGCAATCCAGGTGCAGGCGCAGAGATTGCTCCATTGCTCGCCGAAGGGTCCGATTGGACCCAGGATTTCGGCGCCTATGCTGCAGTGACACCAGCAGCCGCCCCTGCACTGGCCAAATTGGTAGAAGCGCATCCGGAAAGCGCAGTAATTCTTGACGACACACGTCGCCGGCAAATCGTAGAAACACTTTTCACGGCAGATGAATTTGCCTTGGCGGGTCAGATGTACGACCGCTTCAATGGCAGCAAGCGATCAGGTCTAAGTTTCGCCGACCGGGGTGATTGGCGACCGTTCGATTGGGAATTAGGTGCCAGCGGCACATTGTCCGTATTCGATCAGTCAGGCCGAAAGGGCATTGAATTTACAATCGATGGAGGGGGCGAGCAACTGATCGCCTCCCGGATGCTCACACTTAGTGCTGGCCAATACACCTTTTCCGCTCGTGCCGCAGTGCAGGAACGTGATTTGGCACAGCTAGGGCTGCGGGTTCGGCTATCTTGCGCAAGCCAGCCATCAAACCGAATCGCGCAATTCAGCTGGTCAAGCGGCACCGCTCAGACATTAAGCACCGCTTTTACCGTCCCCAGCGGTTGTCCACTGCAGGCGATTGAAGTGATCTCTTTGGGGCAGCGTAGCAGCACCAGTGGCAGCCTGTCAGATCTGATCATTGATCCAGTCTAATGATTGTTTCTGACGACCGTAATTTTATCTATGCTCGGATTCCCAAGACTGCCAGCACGAGCGTCTCTGCCGCTCTTGAGCCATACCGGCGCAAGGCTGACGCCGCATTAGTTGGGCGGATTGGCCGCAGATTACTGCCAAAATCGGCGCATCCAGCTCTGGTCAATTTTCGCGCGCATTCGCATTGGGGTTTGCAGGCCGCGCGCGAGGTTATGGGCGAAGAGTTCTTCTCACGCGCGACAAAATTCACAGTAGCGAGGCATCCGTTTGCTTGGATCACTTCGCTCTATAATCACGTTCTCCGCATGGAGAACGATGCGGACTTCAAGCGTGTATTCGCACCTGTTTTTGAGCAGAGCCAGAGCCTGAATACGTTCATCGGATCGCTGGAAAGTCGTCCGATCCCGCCGCAATCTGCGCTACTGGTGGATTACGACGGGAATATGCTCGCCGATCACGTCGCCCGGGTAGAACTGCTGGAGGACGAAATTCGTCCGATCTTCGCCGCTTGCGGAATCGAGGCAGCGATACCTGCGCTCAACCGCGGCACATATAGCGCGGCGGAGGGTCTGTCGGCACATTCGATGACCCTGATAAAAAGCATCTATGCAGTGGACTTCGAGATGTTCGGTTATGACAATCAGGGCCCAGATGGCCCAGTGACGCTGTCGAGCACCCTTGCCAAGCCGCTTGGCCGCCACCTGCGATCAATGGGCGCGCTGGATTTCAGCCCTTGGGAGCCGATGGCCAGCTTGCAAGTCGCTGCGGATTGATCTTCACCCGCTACTAGCTGAGCGAATAGTCTGGCAGTCCCAGCGCAGCTAGCATCTCACGCGCTCTGGTAGCATAGCTGTATTCCGGTATCGTCCGCTCCATGGCCTTGGCTGTCATGGTTCTGCGCAGATCAGGCCGCTCCAAGTAGTAGGTTACCTTTTCAGCCATTTCTTCGATTGAAGAGAACACATCAATTTCTGTTCCAACATCGTATAATTCACGAATTTCAGCATTATCTACATGGAGCATAAAGCCGCCGCATGCCGGGATTTCGAATGTGCGGGTAGAGACGAGATCAGACCAGCCGTCGTCCACAATTCCGTAGTGAAATGCGAGGTTGATTTTGCTGCGTTGAACAAATTGAGCAAAGCCGACGTTGCGGCGTTCTCGCCCATCGATACGCGATGCAAGCTTTAGCCAACCCTGCATATTTTGCCAATTGGGGCCAGTAACGCCAAGGTCTAAATCAGGCAGTAAATTCAGCAGGCCGCCGAGCTGATCCGCTTTGTAGCGAGAGTGATTGCCGGCATATCCGACATCGAAGAGATAATCCGCTTCGGCCAACTTCGAATAGACGGGCTGGTGGACCAACCCACAATAACCGTGATGAACGAAATGGACCCCGCCCCTTTCGCGGTGCTCTTCCAACCAGTCGATTTGAAAACTCTTGGTCGTGACGAAGTGATCGTACGCTTGCACCGTTTCTTCGTCAAAACTCGCATGATTGAAGTTCACGTCAGGGTAGTAATTACAGGTTGTGATCCCCATCGCTGAGATCGCATTCAAGGTCGCGACATCCAGATCCGCCCCTTTTACTGTCAGAAACAGATCCGGCTGCACTGTCGCGCAATCATCGATCACACGGTGGCGATATAGCTGCCCCGAGTAAGTCCGTTGAATGCGTCGCATAATGCGAGAAACGACGGTATTGCCTGGCTGCCCCTTATAGGCACGGATATCGATTTCGTGGACAAGCCAGCCCGCGGCCCGCAATCCGTCACATAACCCTGTGCCGGTCGCCCCTGTCCAGAACTCTGCAGCACAAACCGCAACGGGGCGACGATTAGTTTGGGTCAAAAGGAACTCCAGCTCAATTGCGGGTGTGCGAAACAGGTAGGCGATTAGTAACGGTGCAGGCTCATGTCCACCACCAGCAGCACTGCAGGGCAAAAGCGCTAGTCTTGGCACGCCGAAACAGTTAGTGGGCCATAATTAGCCAATCCGGTCCGGCGGGAAGAATTTGTCCAAAAAACTGAAAATATACTCAGCGTTAGAGAGTGTGGTTCCTCGCCGTACACTTTGGCAACTTGGAAGGTTCCTCTATCAAGGTGCCCGTAGAGAGCTGCTCAATGCCCCAGATCGCAATGGCGAGTATGAATTACTCCTCAAATTGGCGCCGCATTGGCAAAAGGCCTCTGGTGAGTTGCGCTTTCTCGACGTGGGAGCGAACTTCGCCGATTGGAGCGTCGAGCTTCTAAGAGCGCTCGGCGATGATGCCTCGCGTGCACGCATCTCGGCATTCGAACCTGCGCCTGCTCAAGCGGGTCGGGCAGAAAGAGCGATAGCCGCTGCTGCGGGCGACAGCGGATTGGCGACAGTATTGCGCAGCGCAGTCGGGGCGCATACTGGCGAAGTCAGTTTCATGATCACGGGTGACGCAACCGGCAACAGCAGCATTGCCGCGGATCAGACCGAAACTGGCGGTACAATCACCGTACCTTGCACCACCCTGGACGCATTCATCCCCGCCGATTGCCTTGCGATTCACATGATTAAAGTCGACACTGAAGGTAACGATTTTAATGTGATCGAAGGTGCGAAGGCGCTCTTCGAAGCCAAGAAAATTGAAGTACTGCAGTTCGAATACAACTCGTGCTGGATCGCTTTTCATCGTCATCTACGTGACGTTTTCGAACTCATGGCGGGTACAGGCTACGTCATTGGCAATCTGTCTTACTCAGGCATCGAATTGCACCGCGAGTGGCATCCTGAACTGGAGCGCTTCTTCGAGACGAATTTCGTGATTCTTCGCGAAGATTTGATTGCCCCTTCAGGAGCCAAATACGTCAAGTTTAACGATAGCAACGTCCTGATATCCGCGTGATCAAAGCTGATGGCCTCCATCTTCTGGTTCTCGGCAGCCCGCGCTCCGGGACCACTTTGCTATCTGCCATGCTAAGCTGCCATCCGGATGTTTCGCTATTGAACGAGGAGCTTTCCGGTGCGTCTTTGCGGATTTTCTCCAAGCCAGTTCAGGGCGTGAAGCTCTGCGCGCCGCACCAGATCGAGTTGGAGCACTCCTCCACGATGAAGGCGAAGAATTTCGCCAGTGGGCAAATACGCAAACTGACAAATGTTGTGCGCAAAGCGATGAGCAGGCCCATACCCAAGGGCGGCTTTCGAAAATCCGCTCTGTCGATCCGTGAGTATCAACAATGGACCGAGCAAATGGTCGTACTCGGGATCATCCGCAGCCCTGGGCAAGTAATCGAATCGATCATGAAGCGCGGCAACCAAAGCCGCGCAAAAGCGGAGTATCGCTGGCGGCGGCTGATCGAGATGCTCTATGAGCTGTCACAGGACGGCGGTACGCACACGCAAGTGAAGATCGTCCATTTCGATCAGCTCGTGCGTGACCCAGCCGGCACACTGGAAAAGGCACTCGCCTCATTGGGCCAGGATTTCGACCCCGCGGTGATGGAGGGCTTCCAGCATACTCCGCAGTATCGAGGGCGGACTTCGATCGATCCAACACGGGCAGGACCGGGTCTGGAGGCGGATATGCGGCACTCACTATTGCAGCAGGATCCCGAGCTCGCGGCGAAATACAAATCTCTGTGCGAAGCAGCACTCTAACAGCCGGAAGCGGCCTTGCGCTATCTCGGGAACGTATATCCGTGCGCTTCGATAACAGCCCGGTCAAGCTGCGACACTAATGCGATAGAAGCATCATCGTAGTAATAGTCAGCTGGCTTGTGGCTTGAGCTGTTTGTCCGGCTAATGCGCAGACTCTCAGCGGTCTCTGATATTCCCATCGCGGCCAACGCCTCCGCAACATCAGCCTCGAGAGATTCGGTGCGGACGAAGTGGTTCGCTGCCAAATATTTGGCTCGGTAAGCTGCGGCATCATCCACTGATCTGATCTCTGCGCGATGCTGAGTCCAATCTGACGCGCGGCTACCAACTTCAAGATAGCGGGCAGTCATTAAGCCGCAGCTGTCGGCAACCGGCAGTGCCGAGAAATCTTCTCCCGTTTGACGCGAGCCAGGACGGGAATGAAGATGCGCAAGCCATGCCCGGAAAGCGATCGGATCTTCGGCATCCTGGTAAAATTCACGCCACACATCTGCAGACTTTCCGGGGATCGCAGCCAAATGCGCAGCCGCCAAGCCCCATGTAGAAGGCCGAGCGCCATGCCGGCCGATAATCTCTTTGATGGAAGCGCTTCGCTCTGAGGTGAGATATGACCATATCGAACCCTCGTTTTGGCAGCCGTAAGCCCATAACGAGACGTACCAATCCCAAGGATTGCGTATACCGAACAATACATGAGGGCGCTCGAACCCATCAGCGATGCCGTTATGCTTGCCGTGCTTGGTGAGTTGATAGTGCCGGCTGAGCAACTTCGCGACGTGGTTGCCGCCGGTCTTCTGCAGATGAAGAAAGATAAAATCGTCAGAATATAACATGGGCGCTCTGTCTTGGGGTTGCCACGCGCCCCTAGTCTATTGGCTTCACGGGGTCCACGGCTCCATCATCGGGCCGCATCGGATCCCTTCGTGATGTCACCGGCGGCATCGCTTGGACAGGGGTTCTTATATGCACCACAGCCGAGAAAATGTCGCTGCGGACGCCGATCAATCGCCTCACCATCCACCAACGCTGCATCTGAATAACAACCAATGTAACGCTGCTTGCGATCGCTGCGCCCATGGCAAGCATACTCGGGATCAAGGCAAAGTTGATCGAGACATTGATGACTGCTGCCACCACCCCGGTCTGCAAGGTCCGCTTTTCAAAGCGAGACATATTCAGGAGCAAGGCGGTGGGGCCCATGAATGCGCTGAACAGTTGCCCGATGCAGAGCACCAGAATGACGGGATAGACGTCACCATATTGCCCGCCGAACATGCGGCCAATCAGCCACGGGCCGAAGATCACGATCCCGACTACCGTGGCAATCGCAAATCCCGTCGAAGCGAGTGTCGCCAAAGCAATACTGCGCTGCATCTCGGCCGTATCGCCGCGCTCATGGGCGAAGGCGATACGGGGAGCAATCACGCTGTTCAAAACCGTTTGAGCAACGAGGATCAGGCTAACGATTTGCACGGCGATATTATATCCAGCAACAGCAATGGTAGTGCTGAGAAAGCCGATCATTGCGATATCAATCCGGCGATTGATGATCCGCACCCCCTTTACCAGACTGATCGGGATAAGGCTCTTGATCCAAGGGCTGATATCCATATCTGCACGGGAAAATTCAAAACTACCGATCTGCCGCCTGACGATCCTGAATGCCCCGACCGCAGACCAGACGAAGCACAAAGCCACAGCAAGCACATGTGCCGCCATCACATAGGGCGCGCTGACGTTCCCCGAATAGGCCAGCATCGCCACAAAGGTGAGCAATAGAGCAGGCCGGAAGATACTGTCGGGCAGCGCGAATTGAACGGGCTTTTCAAAGCCGAGCAATATGCCGCGCGCCCAGTTCATCAGAGCAAGCGGCAGCAGCAAAGCCAAGGTCCATATCTGCAGAGAGAATCCGATTTTCTCGGATGGAATACCTAGCCCCCAGTATATCATCGCCGCGGCCAGCGTCAGCGCGAATGTCCCCAGCACCAAGGCGAGAACCCAGACAGCGATGGCGATGATAGCCCGATGGTTTTCACTGGCGCGGTAGCGGGCAATTTCCCGCATCATCAAGGTCGGCAGCCCCATCTCAATAGGTAAGGCTATGATATTGGCGATCCCAAACGCGAAAATATAAGAACCATATTCGGCCGCCGGGAGAATATTGGCGAGCAACACCGTGGTGATGAAGCCAATCCCAATGTTGGTGAACCCGATCACCAGCATCGCCACTGAAGCGCGGCGGCGGAGCAGCTGTTTCAACGCATTTTGAAACATTTACCGGCTCAGCTTGGCGCCAGAATTGGCGCCGAACGCCCGAGCGCCCGACCTCCGTACCTGTCGACTTGTTTAATGATGTAGAGATAGATGAAGAAGATCGGCACTGCCGTCACAAACCCGTTGATCAAATAGCCATTGGCCCCAATCAATGCCAACTGCATGCCGATCAGAACGGCAGGGAAGTAGACGAAGTTCTCTCGCCTCATTTCCGGCATTATCAACTTCACCATTAAGGCGAGAATGGCGCCAATTATCGGCGTGCCGAACAGGATGCCCAGCCAACCGAATTGCCAATATAAATCGCCATATATACTGATGGGCATGTTGTTGTTCATTCGCCCGGTCACGAGAAAATAGAATTTCTTACCCGGTGGTTCGATGATAGGTTTGTCTGGCCAGATTACGCGCGGAATAAAGATAATCGGCAGTGAATCTAACGAATGCGACTTCTCTCCGCTGTCGTGCAGTTGCATCGCGAAGGCTTGCCTGCCGCTGGCATCAAGCCGTGTCCACCAACGCTGCGATCCTTCATAAATACTGCGCTGCGAGACCTCGGGCCGGTCAACCACATATTCTGTAACGATTGCAGCACGTTTCGAAAAATCGAGCGCTGCGTCATCTGAACCACCAGCATAGCGGGCAAAGGTCACCATTGGCTGTGCCATGACGTATGCGGCGACAATAATTGCCGCAAAAACAGTGGTCATTATGATGTTACGCCGCGCCAAGTAGTAGCCAGCTAGCGGGAACACCATCGCCAGAACGATCCAACGCTTTGAAAAGGCAAGTGTGGTCAGACCGAGATCAACCGACCAGAACAGAAGGAATATCGCAATTGCTGTGGGTCCGCTGCGAATAGCTACATAGGCCCAAAGCCCGAACCCGATCGCAGCAAGAGCATTAATCTGTGTCAAAATACCCGGTACCGTCAGGTCAATCAGACCCCAGATTGACGGGAAGTAGATCAGATATTTGAACGCCAACCCTGCACCGGTGAACACAGCCGCGAGAACAGTCGGCGAAAACATGATCGCTCTTGTGCCTTTTACGGAAGCGGTGAACCTGTCCGACTTTGCTCCGAACATAAAAGCCATACCCACATAGATGCCGAGCTGTCCGGCCAAACTCAGGGTGTTCGCCTGATTGACCTGCCACGCATCAGCAGCTGGCGCGCGCAGCGCAAGGTAGGTCTTTGTGCCTTCATTGCCGAAATTGTAAGCCAGCGGTCCAAAGCCCAAAAACACGGCTGACGAAAGCAGAAACAGGGTGGATGGCGCCCACACATTGTACGCATCGAACTTGATCAGCGAATATGCGCTTGCCGAACTCAGCAAGAGGAAACCGATCAGCACAGCCGCGTTGAAATTCATCATCGCTTCGCGCGAAAGGTCGATGAGTGACCCGGCGCTGGCAATGACGAGCAGGATCGCTACGCCAATTGATTGAATGGTAAATA comes from Altererythrobacter sp. ZODW24 and encodes:
- a CDS encoding FkbM family methyltransferase codes for the protein MSKKLKIYSALESVVPRRTLWQLGRFLYQGARRELLNAPDRNGEYELLLKLAPHWQKASGELRFLDVGANFADWSVELLRALGDDASRARISAFEPAPAQAGRAERAIAAAAGDSGLATVLRSAVGAHTGEVSFMITGDATGNSSIAADQTETGGTITVPCTTLDAFIPADCLAIHMIKVDTEGNDFNVIEGAKALFEAKKIEVLQFEYNSCWIAFHRHLRDVFELMAGTGYVIGNLSYSGIELHREWHPELERFFETNFVILREDLIAPSGAKYVKFNDSNVLISA
- a CDS encoding sulfotransferase, translated to MIKADGLHLLVLGSPRSGTTLLSAMLSCHPDVSLLNEELSGASLRIFSKPVQGVKLCAPHQIELEHSSTMKAKNFASGQIRKLTNVVRKAMSRPIPKGGFRKSALSIREYQQWTEQMVVLGIIRSPGQVIESIMKRGNQSRAKAEYRWRRLIEMLYELSQDGGTHTQVKIVHFDQLVRDPAGTLEKALASLGQDFDPAVMEGFQHTPQYRGRTSIDPTRAGPGLEADMRHSLLQQDPELAAKYKSLCEAAL
- a CDS encoding flippase translates to MKQLLRRRASVAMLVIGFTNIGIGFITTVLLANILPAAEYGSYIFAFGIANIIALPIEMGLPTLMMREIARYRASENHRAIIAIAVWVLALVLGTFALTLAAAMIYWGLGIPSEKIGFSLQIWTLALLLPLALMNWARGILLGFEKPVQFALPDSIFRPALLLTFVAMLAYSGNVSAPYVMAAHVLAVALCFVWSAVGAFRIVRRQIGSFEFSRADMDISPWIKSLIPISLVKGVRIINRRIDIAMIGFLSTTIAVAGYNIAVQIVSLILVAQTVLNSVIAPRIAFAHERGDTAEMQRSIALATLASTGFAIATVVGIVIFGPWLIGRMFGGQYGDVYPVILVLCIGQLFSAFMGPTALLLNMSRFEKRTLQTGVVAAVINVSINFALIPSMLAMGAAIASSVTLVVIQMQRWWMVRRLIGVRSDIFSAVVHIRTPVQAMPPVTSRRDPMRPDDGAVDPVKPID